Genomic segment of Peribacillus frigoritolerans:
AATGATGACGGATCTTTGATTCGTGGTACACCGGTTTAAGCATTGATAAATATCTTGGATTTCATCGTTCATGATAGCCACTTCTTCGGGAATGGGTTCTTTGTCTTTTATCAATTGCCTATCCCAATCAAAGTTAGGAAAGATTTTGTCTTTCCACCCTTTTTGTTTCCGAAAGTAATCAATCGTCACATTTCTAGCAATCGAATACATCCACGTTTTTTCACTGCTCTTTCCTTCGAAGCGTTCATACGCCTTCATCACCCGGATATAGACCTCCTGAACAAGGTCCTCAGCCGTTTCTCGATTCTTTGTCATATAAAAAATGAATTGATAAATTTCCTGATGATATTTCTCATAAAGATCGTGGAAAACGGAATCCATCATTTCCCCACATCCGTTCATAAATATAGTCGTCAAACCTAAACAAAAGTTACATACTTCGGCTTTTATCTTATTATAAAATTCCGTTAATTTCCACAGATTCGGGACTTATCTGTTTCCTTAAAAAAACAAAGACAAGTTGGAAAGAAATCCAATTGCCTTTGTCTTCTCAGTTCCTTATGAAACAAGATTTTTTGGCAAGCCACCCGTCATTCATTCAGCATTCTCCATAATTCGAGGCAGGATAAAACTGAACGTTGTACCTTTATTAGGTAAACTGTTTACCGATATGAAGCCATCATGGGCATTGATTATATTTTTTACGATTGCCAAACCCAATCCGGTGCCCGAACGCCCGCGGGTCCTTGCTTTATCCGCTTTATAAAACCTCTCGAAAACAAAAGGCAGATCTTCTTCGGGAATTCCAGATCCAGAGTCCCTCACATCAATGATCAGACCCCTTCGATCACTTGTCCTCTGAATGACATCAATGTTACCTCCTGGAGGAGTATGACGAATCGCATTATCAATTAAATTGGTCAAAACCTGTTCAATACGGTCCGGATCGAAATGCCATTGAATTTGATCATCTTCAAGACTGGCTGATATTGTGATCCCTTTTTCTTTAGCCAGCCCGGAAAACTTACTTGTAATCCTCTTTAAATAAGGAGAAATAGGTACACATTCATAGCTAAGGTTCATTTTACCCGATTCCAATTTAGCAAGATCGAGCAGATCATTGACTAAACGTCCCATTCTCAAAGACTCATCATAGATGATGCGGGCCATTTCCACCTTTTCCTCTTCACTGCTCGCAATGTCATCTACAATCGCTTCACTATACCCCTGCAACATTGAAATCGGCGTTCTTAACTCATGGGAGACATTCGCTATGAAATCAGTCCTAAGTTTGTCCATACGTCTTTCATCACTCATATCCCGTATGATGGCCACCGCTCCCCGAATATTGTCGGCATTTGTATATAGCGGACTGACGATCAATCCCCAATCACGGCCCTGCAAGGTGATTTCACCGACCTTCTCCTTATCGAAGGATTCTGATTCATCAAAAAGATTCATTAAAACCAAAGGGACATTCACATTATCTTCCCGATTATAACCCTTTTCAAAGTACCAGGATTGCAGAAACCTTTCCGCGGGCGGATTCGTTTCAAGAATTGTGCCATCTTTATTGAAGGTAATGACCCCATCTGCCATACTGCTAAGAATGCTTGAAAGATGTTCCTTTTCCTGACTAAGTGCATTCATATTGAATTTCAGCTGCTTCCTCATCTGATTAAACGCTATGGCCAGCTCACCGATTTCATCTTGAGTCAGAATTGGAACCTTTGTATCAAATTTCCCTCGGGCAATCGCTAGGGCGGCTTCCCTCATCTTCACCAATGGGGCATTGATTCTTGTGGATAAAAAGAAAGCAAAAATCGTTGTCAAAATAATGGCGATGCCCGCTGCCAATAAAATGAACTGTGTAGTGGATTTTGTGGTTTCTTCCATGGACTCCAACGATTGAAATAGGAACACTTCATCCTGTTCCCCATTCAATTCAAGTGGAATGCCTACTACGATTGCTGACAATCCCTCGTTACCCGCATCATCGGAAAGCGCCATCTCCTTTTTCACAGTCTTTCTTTCCGTAAAAACCTTCAGTAATTCAGAATCTTTTTTTATGAGTTCCGGTGTGATTTCGAACTCATTATCTCCTCCGGTGGATGAGAATATCATTTTGTCATCATTTAGAATGATCATTTTCGCTTCGTTGCCTATTAGTTCCGAAGCTATTTGTAAAACCTCATTGCTGGATCCCTGATGTTCATTGGTAACCTTAATGATTTGTTCAGCGGTTTTGGTTAAATCATTTTCAATATTTTCAATTTGGAAATTCTCAAAGAATTCGACCAGCAGAACGGTTAAAACGATTAATACAAACGAAACGAGCAATAGGATCGTTGCCCATAGCTTCCCTACAACACTGCCCCATAGCATCAGTCATTAACGACTTCGAACTTGTAACCTACACCCCAAACGGTGACAATCATCTTGGCTGCGTTTTCGGATATGCGGTTTAATTTTTCACGTAAGCGTTTAACATGCGTGTCTACAGTTCGAAGATCTCCAAAGAATTCATAGTGCCACACTTCTTTTAACAATTGCTCCCGATCGAA
This window contains:
- the sigX gene encoding RNA polymerase sigma factor SigX, whose protein sequence is MDSVFHDLYEKYHQEIYQFIFYMTKNRETAEDLVQEVYIRVMKAYERFEGKSSEKTWMYSIARNVTIDYFRKQKGWKDKIFPNFDWDRQLIKDKEPIPEEVAIMNDEIQDIYQCLNRCTTNQRSVIILRYIQGLSITETAEVLNWSESKVKTTQHRALKAIKKLMEDLSGKEGHRIEKIPLERKRN
- a CDS encoding ATP-binding protein, which encodes MMLWGSVVGKLWATILLLVSFVLIVLTVLLVEFFENFQIENIENDLTKTAEQIIKVTNEHQGSSNEVLQIASELIGNEAKMIILNDDKMIFSSTGGDNEFEITPELIKKDSELLKVFTERKTVKKEMALSDDAGNEGLSAIVVGIPLELNGEQDEVFLFQSLESMEETTKSTTQFILLAAGIAIILTTIFAFFLSTRINAPLVKMREAALAIARGKFDTKVPILTQDEIGELAIAFNQMRKQLKFNMNALSQEKEHLSSILSSMADGVITFNKDGTILETNPPAERFLQSWYFEKGYNREDNVNVPLVLMNLFDESESFDKEKVGEITLQGRDWGLIVSPLYTNADNIRGAVAIIRDMSDERRMDKLRTDFIANVSHELRTPISMLQGYSEAIVDDIASSEEEKVEMARIIYDESLRMGRLVNDLLDLAKLESGKMNLSYECVPISPYLKRITSKFSGLAKEKGITISASLEDDQIQWHFDPDRIEQVLTNLIDNAIRHTPPGGNIDVIQRTSDRRGLIIDVRDSGSGIPEEDLPFVFERFYKADKARTRGRSGTGLGLAIVKNIINAHDGFISVNSLPNKGTTFSFILPRIMENAE